In the Hordeum vulgare subsp. vulgare chromosome 7H, MorexV3_pseudomolecules_assembly, whole genome shotgun sequence genome, one interval contains:
- the LOC123413661 gene encoding receptor-like protein kinase 7 → MQPIMLNEQAIVNNLTEDNVTRMWASRTTWEDEQLYIVLDQGTTDIGHPASLVVKKFQNENPALQVDANVKYRYKSEMILLVSNSHDNIIKVIDLIEREDAIMLVYGYPVNGSLRSWLHQPMDDRQPLSWPQRRLIAIGTAKGLHHLHYGCNKPIIHHNISSDNILLDQNCNAVITNFDDACMHMAGLGQPLPIMGVRPGNFGFAAPEYGNTASHMTEKVDTYSFGVILLELVTGRMANGAGGDGNLAIWAHKVIELMAKQPEKFESVVDKRIPDQARYIDDMASVFRLGVDCTVVDPQQRPSMHMVLKRLHRLLGCRPFRGLLTRL, encoded by the exons ATGCAGCCTATTATGCTCAACGAACAAGCCATAGTCAACAACCTTACCGAAGATAACGTGACAAGGATGTGGGCTAGCAGAACCACATGGGAGGACGAACAGCTCTACATAGTCCTCGATCAGGGCACTACTGACATCGGTCATCCTGCTAGTCTGGTCGTCAAGAAGTTCCAGAATGAGAACCCAGCACTGCAGGTGGACGCCAATGTCAAGTACCGCTACAAGTCGGAGATGATCCTGTTAGTCAGCAATTCTCACGATAACATCATCAAAGTCATAGACCTCATCGAGAGGGAAGATGCGATCATGCTCGTTTACGGCTATCCGGTGAACGGCAGCCTTCGATCCTGGCTGCACCAACCAATGGATGACCGTCAGCCGCTGAGCTGGCCGCAGAGGAGGCTCATTGCCATTGGCACGGCCAAAGGGCTCCACCACCTGCACTATGGATGCAATAAGCCGATTATCCACCACAACATCAGCTCTGACAACATCTTGCTTGATCAGAATTGCAATGCCGTGATAACCAATTTTgatgatgcatgtatgcacatGGCAGGGCTCGGGCAACCGTTGCCAATCATGGGCGTGCGTCCTGGGAACTTTGGGTTCGCGGCTCCAG AATATGGGAACACGGCAAGCCATATGACGGAGAAGGTAGACACTTACAGCTTTGGTGTGATTTTGCTGGAGCTCGTCACTGGGCGGATGGCCAATGGAGCTGGAGGGGATGGCAACCTGGCGATTTGGGCGCACAAAGTGATTGAGCTAATGGCAAAACAACCGGAGAAGTTCGAGAGTGTTGTGGACAAGCGCATCCCAGATCAAGCGCGGTACATAGACGACATGGCAAGTGTATTCAGGCTCGGCGTCGATTGCACAGTTGTGGATCCGCAGCAAAGGCCGTCCATGCATATGGTTCTCAAACGACTCCACCGTCTCCTTGGGTGTCGCCCATTTCGTGGCCTCCTCACCCGGCTGTGA